One Methylomonas sp. LL1 DNA window includes the following coding sequences:
- a CDS encoding DUF4007 family protein, which yields MELNKTDVFGLPLNFPQTFLPERRLLAQLLTFAQKGGSGDKVSIGAETGIPTGKSTGKVEPMIYYARGMGLITVNKTSSHWQLGLTSLGSIVLQEDPFLSEPQTLWLLHLMLSRRFTLSSPASGVADAWFALFAEGGFRLGSRFTQASFLNFLIDRHGEKSYLKSLAGVVIRSYLEDSCLGHIDVLQSTEDEFFIRQSAPLETSFFPFYATFLYLVWDELFISENQISLDHFSQETRCFSVMAWDDAMVARWLDWMADKGIIQVDRYTGTPMLLRLQETNQVVSNSYSELI from the coding sequence ATGGAGCTCAATAAAACAGATGTCTTTGGTTTACCGCTTAATTTTCCGCAAACTTTTTTGCCAGAGCGACGCTTGTTAGCACAATTATTAACTTTTGCGCAAAAAGGAGGCTCTGGGGACAAGGTTTCCATTGGGGCTGAGACAGGCATTCCAACAGGGAAAAGCACAGGAAAGGTTGAACCGATGATTTACTACGCACGTGGCATGGGATTGATCACGGTCAACAAGACATCAAGCCATTGGCAGCTTGGCTTGACGTCGCTAGGGAGCATCGTATTGCAGGAAGACCCTTTCCTTAGCGAACCCCAGACTCTATGGTTGCTGCATTTAATGCTATCTCGCAGATTTACTTTGTCTTCTCCCGCATCGGGTGTTGCGGATGCTTGGTTTGCTTTATTTGCGGAAGGTGGGTTTCGGCTTGGCTCCCGTTTTACTCAGGCCAGTTTTCTCAATTTTTTAATTGATCGGCATGGCGAAAAAAGTTATTTGAAGTCTCTTGCCGGAGTCGTCATTCGAAGCTATCTTGAAGACAGTTGTTTGGGGCATATTGATGTTTTGCAGTCAACCGAGGATGAATTTTTTATCAGGCAATCTGCGCCGTTAGAAACGTCTTTTTTCCCTTTCTATGCGACTTTTCTTTATTTGGTTTGGGATGAATTGTTTATTTCTGAAAACCAAATCTCCTTAGATCATTTTTCTCAGGAAACTCGTTGTTTTTCAGTGATGGCCTGGGATGATGCAATGGTTGCGCGTTGGTTAGATTGGATGGCCGACAAAGGTATTATCCAAGTAGATCGATATACCGGCACGCCTATGTTACTCCGCTTACAAGAAACGAATCAGGTGGTTAGTAATAGTTATAGCGAACTGATTTGA
- a CDS encoding phosphoadenosine phosphosulfate reductase family protein: MSDDKPVRHLLGLSGGKDSAALAIYMRDKVPEMEYFFADTGAELPETLEFVDLMEDYLGKKITRLNAGRGFDYYLKLNGNFLPTARSRWCTINLKLKPFEEFVGNDPVISYVAIRADEPYRTGYISTKPNIKAIYPFKEDGKVKDDIIKILEESGIGIPKYYDWRSRSGCYFCFYQRKIEWIGLYENHPDLFEKAKEFEDYHRNLGRNHSWSQDEYLEEMLARKDEIKEKFQLINQNKKPKNLVDVVLDEDGDDDGCLVCFK, translated from the coding sequence ATGAGTGACGATAAACCTGTTAGACATTTATTAGGGTTATCAGGCGGCAAGGATAGTGCGGCTTTAGCGATTTATATGCGAGATAAAGTGCCGGAGATGGAATATTTCTTTGCCGATACTGGTGCTGAATTGCCTGAGACATTGGAGTTTGTAGATTTAATGGAAGATTATTTGGGAAAAAAGATTACTCGATTAAACGCTGGACGTGGCTTTGATTATTATCTGAAATTAAATGGAAATTTCTTGCCAACCGCTCGTTCCAGATGGTGCACTATTAACTTAAAACTTAAGCCTTTCGAAGAGTTTGTAGGAAACGATCCAGTTATTAGTTATGTTGCAATCAGAGCAGATGAACCTTATAGAACAGGGTATATCTCTACAAAGCCTAATATTAAGGCCATTTATCCTTTCAAAGAAGATGGAAAAGTAAAAGACGATATAATTAAAATTTTAGAAGAGTCTGGTATAGGAATTCCAAAATATTATGACTGGCGTAGTCGTTCTGGATGCTATTTTTGCTTTTATCAAAGAAAGATTGAGTGGATTGGTCTTTATGAGAACCACCCTGACTTGTTTGAAAAAGCCAAGGAGTTTGAAGACTATCATAGGAATTTGGGTAGGAATCACTCTTGGTCTCAAGATGAATATTTAGAAGAAATGCTAGCCAGGAAGGATGAGATAAAGGAAAAATTTCAATTGATTAATCAAAATAAAAAACCAAAGAACCTCGTCGATGTTGTTTTAGACGAAGATGGTGATGATGATGGCTGCTTGGTTTGTTTTAAATGA
- a CDS encoding ATP-binding protein — translation MNLFTQTLKAHLIEEWERAMSSPDSEKKAIFIVESLDPDNTIELFSALEDFRLKSQLNKQLECHFKVAKNLWLEWCKRQGEDSLRKKMAAKGSIDANGNLKWVDQDDRLTKWRNEPISADVDGLVVVLLGFNHASDQGGLADFHMVDENRVWNQLGQSFIPWIRQVNEELALDGAEPEIENFDSILHQLFKVRPRLLVKLAEFFEQKIYRRRQDFGSIKDVIEQFYKSLAFWDIPPLLNVGNSKKSANLIKEADAFISHQKFKSASDQKKAWSKLENAFADEHEPLEVPEVLSVNPLYENVDDFKRTLHDFIFKAHAEAKSKLLQTDLLPVLKALKLRVTEKKEREKVQRLNGFSTEIMLDAVWQTLLEFESQCSGRPLADVIKEIQIIIDRFNHDLDADGLAEELLYGCLGGLSEWFDGIDLRFPIDEDQALQLRDQWKCLVPISLDMGNVTYGTGRSRPHISFKIMFITTEDFENFKPRVFQWAFGPTHPERVQYDCAKSALERWESVATTTDVMLPAFSMPEVIMTALYFAADAEEANRLVSQALSEIKMTNLIDKIDMSIVDKSLLDGLRELSSAYFNWLQYFAQNGYFSAMRGHFIAVQRAYEGFAKQVLDKSIAGSEELLRCFYKAFLLIDEGVNPNDGFLRSAIVWGISPPVLELTQARFRFLCDSFPEVIGQHLINRNGKSAFDRLLNLIEIHRPLAGLVIDEQRTLSAKIKSFGLLHYLGTPPSTEKSLAVQTLLRDEENDDDENIADVVKPTEESSVVVRVLSDYQSLYPFAEDGLRVLAVHVEELATILSGVDRFLRTYLKRSSEEWPPFHCEVMVYSTSSSPLSIESRLASWRHQLMEDYREQGRFVIISVAHHFAPTPEKMVKLLKDEIRQYDIAFLFRFLSSKLTGDAETAPPFEFDFNANNLGQFPICEYPRPIQQGEQFKRKSLLSNRRLRIQTHHADLSARLRHPQNPEGEHLIFGQIDYQPWLEVVEAMHQKAQWVACIDPFVDKHLLANSDRNGERKIVGFTSGLGAYGELNLSISTEQDTLRQLTAMVENHLIGLLPFQSGGNFEGVAARIVNKAEEVIGLSSLRAVVGQGEKIREVIGFAAIRSVLSEPANAVMTQLLPVDSLQHWFSGSEVTHRPDLLQLSLILRENDIPLIQAVLIECKFAQQNESHLLKACDQVQDGLSHLTQLLTPNRCDIRRVTFDRRYWWAQLQRSITSRSIVSMPKQQQEKLDQALEQLAEGYYEIRWQGAIFTFWTDDPRKNASIENITLSPGVVSAPYQVPVSAMIRHVSFGHQGLMDIFDANGEIKEKLELVNYPISVRPAVKQSSGFAYLTADISGTEEKTSETIQLPFDEIAVQQEIVEESIKIDVEKEVSTNENDLKDVESVRVTKPDEKTLSVEFSYSQPPEKLLIGNKSNGEPVYWHYGHPQLANRHMLLFGTSGSGKTYGIQCLLAEMAKERMRSLIIDYTDGFLPNQVESRFREVTNPQNHFVITDKLPLNPFRRQQQLIDPSIPAIEENSYQVAARVTSIFTSVYGSMGDQQTSALVRVLEQGIEENPQFSLNEVIDRLRQDGQHGESLANKLEPFIKSSPFREQSNSAWSEMLVSKDNWVHVLQLKGLSREIQKLVTEFALWDLWDYVCNTGNKNRPIPVVLDEIQNLDHRSDSPIDKMLREGRKFGLSLMLATQTTSQFDQEQRDRLFQAGHKLFFKPANTEIHRFADLLSVATGISKSEWGERLAKLQKGQCWSLGPVLSSSGVLREKPELVSVTSLENRDFGV, via the coding sequence ATGAATCTTTTTACCCAAACTCTGAAAGCCCATTTAATCGAGGAATGGGAGCGGGCAATGAGCTCGCCAGATAGCGAGAAGAAAGCAATATTTATTGTTGAGAGTCTTGACCCCGATAACACAATTGAACTTTTTTCTGCTCTCGAGGATTTTCGTTTAAAAAGTCAGCTGAATAAACAACTAGAGTGCCATTTTAAGGTGGCAAAAAATCTCTGGCTTGAATGGTGTAAACGTCAAGGTGAAGATAGTTTGCGTAAGAAAATGGCAGCGAAAGGCTCCATTGATGCAAACGGTAATTTGAAATGGGTGGACCAAGATGATCGATTGACTAAATGGCGGAACGAACCCATTTCAGCGGATGTCGACGGTTTGGTAGTTGTATTGCTAGGCTTCAACCATGCTTCGGATCAAGGTGGTTTAGCCGATTTCCATATGGTTGACGAGAATCGTGTTTGGAATCAATTAGGGCAAAGTTTTATTCCGTGGATTCGGCAAGTCAATGAAGAGCTAGCCTTAGATGGGGCCGAGCCAGAAATAGAAAATTTCGACAGCATATTACATCAACTATTTAAAGTCCGTCCTCGCTTATTAGTTAAATTAGCAGAATTTTTTGAACAAAAGATTTATAGACGGCGGCAGGATTTTGGTTCTATTAAAGATGTTATTGAGCAATTTTATAAATCCTTAGCATTTTGGGATATCCCGCCTTTATTAAATGTAGGTAATTCTAAAAAGTCTGCCAATTTGATTAAGGAAGCCGATGCCTTTATTTCACACCAAAAGTTTAAGAGTGCGTCAGATCAAAAGAAAGCTTGGAGCAAACTAGAAAACGCTTTTGCTGATGAACATGAACCATTGGAAGTTCCAGAAGTTTTGTCTGTGAATCCGCTATATGAAAATGTAGATGATTTCAAAAGAACTTTGCATGACTTTATTTTCAAAGCACATGCCGAAGCTAAATCAAAGTTGTTGCAAACCGATTTACTTCCGGTATTAAAAGCATTGAAGCTACGTGTAACGGAAAAAAAAGAACGAGAAAAAGTTCAACGTTTGAATGGCTTCAGTACAGAGATCATGTTAGATGCCGTATGGCAAACCTTGCTTGAATTTGAATCACAATGTAGTGGCCGCCCTTTAGCTGATGTCATAAAAGAAATTCAAATCATAATAGATCGATTCAATCACGATTTAGATGCGGATGGCTTAGCTGAAGAACTTTTGTATGGTTGCTTAGGCGGTTTATCGGAATGGTTCGATGGCATCGATCTGCGTTTCCCTATCGATGAAGATCAGGCACTTCAATTGCGCGATCAATGGAAATGTCTTGTGCCAATCAGCTTAGACATGGGAAATGTGACCTATGGGACTGGCAGATCACGTCCTCATATTTCTTTCAAAATCATGTTTATTACGACTGAAGATTTTGAAAATTTTAAACCTCGCGTTTTCCAATGGGCGTTTGGGCCTACGCATCCAGAGCGGGTTCAATACGATTGCGCTAAATCAGCTTTAGAGCGATGGGAGTCGGTCGCTACAACAACTGACGTTATGTTGCCAGCGTTTAGTATGCCAGAAGTCATCATGACGGCACTTTATTTTGCTGCGGATGCGGAAGAAGCTAATCGTTTGGTGAGTCAAGCTTTGTCTGAAATTAAGATGACAAATCTGATCGATAAAATCGATATGTCAATAGTTGATAAATCGCTGTTGGATGGATTGAGGGAGTTAAGTTCGGCTTATTTTAACTGGTTACAGTATTTTGCTCAGAACGGCTATTTCTCAGCGATGCGAGGGCACTTTATCGCCGTACAAAGAGCTTATGAGGGTTTTGCCAAGCAAGTTTTGGACAAAAGCATTGCTGGCAGCGAAGAACTATTGCGTTGTTTTTACAAGGCATTTTTGCTCATTGACGAAGGCGTCAATCCTAATGATGGATTTTTGAGATCGGCTATTGTTTGGGGAATTAGTCCACCTGTTTTGGAGCTTACTCAGGCTAGGTTTCGTTTTTTATGTGATAGTTTTCCAGAAGTTATCGGGCAACATTTGATCAACCGAAATGGGAAAAGCGCCTTTGATCGCTTGCTCAACTTGATTGAAATTCATCGCCCATTAGCCGGTTTAGTTATTGATGAGCAGAGAACTCTATCTGCGAAAATAAAATCATTTGGCTTGTTGCATTATTTGGGAACGCCTCCTTCAACGGAAAAGAGCTTAGCCGTACAAACATTATTGCGCGATGAAGAAAACGATGATGATGAGAACATCGCTGATGTAGTAAAGCCCACGGAAGAGAGTTCGGTCGTTGTTCGGGTTTTGTCCGATTACCAGTCGCTTTATCCTTTTGCCGAGGATGGTTTGCGTGTTCTGGCTGTTCATGTCGAAGAGCTTGCAACGATTTTGTCCGGGGTAGACCGGTTCTTACGCACTTATCTGAAGCGTAGCTCTGAAGAGTGGCCGCCGTTTCATTGTGAAGTGATGGTGTATTCCACTTCGTCGTCACCTCTATCCATAGAAAGTCGATTGGCATCTTGGCGACATCAATTAATGGAGGATTATCGCGAACAAGGGCGTTTTGTCATCATTTCGGTTGCTCATCATTTTGCACCAACCCCCGAAAAAATGGTGAAACTACTCAAGGATGAAATCCGGCAATACGATATTGCTTTTCTGTTTCGGTTTTTATCTAGCAAACTGACAGGAGATGCGGAAACCGCACCACCGTTTGAATTTGATTTCAATGCCAATAATTTGGGCCAATTTCCAATCTGTGAGTACCCAAGACCCATTCAACAGGGAGAGCAGTTTAAGCGTAAAAGCCTTTTGAGTAATCGCCGGCTTCGCATTCAGACTCATCACGCGGACTTGTCTGCTCGCTTGCGTCATCCACAAAACCCGGAAGGTGAACATTTGATCTTTGGTCAAATTGATTATCAGCCTTGGTTGGAAGTCGTGGAAGCTATGCACCAAAAAGCACAATGGGTGGCTTGTATCGATCCCTTTGTAGATAAACATTTACTCGCGAATAGCGATAGAAACGGCGAACGGAAAATTGTCGGATTTACCTCTGGTTTGGGCGCCTATGGCGAATTGAATTTGTCGATTTCAACCGAGCAGGACACACTTAGGCAATTGACTGCTATGGTCGAAAATCATTTGATTGGCCTATTGCCGTTTCAGTCAGGTGGAAATTTTGAAGGAGTGGCAGCTCGCATCGTAAATAAGGCAGAAGAGGTCATCGGCTTGTCTTCTTTGCGAGCAGTAGTAGGGCAAGGAGAGAAAATAAGAGAAGTTATAGGCTTCGCCGCTATTCGCAGTGTATTGTCGGAACCGGCGAATGCTGTCATGACACAGTTATTACCCGTCGATTCATTGCAACACTGGTTTTCGGGTAGTGAAGTGACTCATCGTCCTGATCTTCTGCAATTGTCGTTGATATTGCGTGAAAACGACATCCCTTTGATTCAAGCAGTATTAATTGAGTGTAAGTTTGCTCAACAAAATGAAAGCCACCTGCTAAAGGCCTGTGATCAAGTCCAAGATGGCCTCAGTCATTTAACGCAGTTGTTAACGCCTAATCGTTGCGATATTCGGAGAGTGACATTCGACCGTCGTTATTGGTGGGCTCAACTCCAAAGATCCATTACTTCGCGGTCAATTGTTTCGATGCCGAAACAACAGCAAGAAAAGTTGGATCAGGCATTAGAGCAATTAGCGGAAGGATATTATGAAATTCGTTGGCAGGGCGCAATCTTTACCTTTTGGACGGATGATCCGAGGAAGAATGCATCAATAGAAAATATAACCTTGTCTCCAGGAGTTGTTTCAGCGCCTTATCAAGTTCCCGTCAGCGCAATGATTCGCCATGTTTCTTTTGGTCATCAGGGATTGATGGATATTTTCGATGCTAATGGGGAAATCAAAGAGAAACTTGAATTAGTGAATTATCCTATCTCTGTTAGGCCTGCAGTGAAGCAATCTAGTGGATTTGCTTATTTAACTGCCGATATTTCAGGAACAGAAGAAAAAACATCCGAAACGATACAGTTGCCTTTTGATGAAATTGCTGTGCAGCAAGAAATAGTTGAAGAAAGTATAAAAATTGATGTTGAGAAAGAAGTTTCTACTAATGAAAACGATTTGAAAGATGTCGAATCAGTAAGAGTTACTAAACCAGACGAAAAAACATTGTCAGTGGAGTTTTCATATAGTCAGCCACCAGAAAAACTCTTAATTGGTAATAAGAGCAATGGTGAACCAGTCTATTGGCATTATGGACATCCTCAGTTGGCTAATAGACACATGCTGTTATTTGGAACATCTGGTTCGGGCAAAACCTATGGTATCCAATGTTTGCTGGCTGAAATGGCAAAAGAACGCATGCGTTCATTAATTATTGACTACACGGATGGCTTTTTACCAAATCAAGTTGAGTCTCGTTTTCGTGAAGTAACCAATCCCCAAAATCATTTTGTAATAACTGACAAACTACCATTAAATCCCTTTAGAAGGCAGCAACAATTAATTGATCCTTCCATACCAGCGATAGAAGAAAATTCTTATCAAGTCGCCGCAAGGGTAACAAGTATTTTTACTTCTGTTTATGGCTCGATGGGTGATCAACAAACTTCAGCTTTAGTTCGGGTGTTAGAGCAAGGAATAGAAGAGAATCCGCAATTCAGTTTAAATGAAGTAATCGATAGACTAAGGCAAGATGGTCAACATGGTGAGTCTTTGGCAAACAAATTAGAACCGTTTATAAAATCAAGCCCCTTCCGTGAACAAAGTAATTCAGCGTGGAGCGAGATGCTAGTTTCAAAAGATAATTGGGTTCACGTGCTTCAGCTTAAAGGGTTATCACGAGAGATTCAAAAATTAGTTACTGAGTTTGCCCTATGGGATCTTTGGGATTATGTGTGTAATACAGGCAATAAGAATAGACCGATTCCTGTTGTCCTAGACGAAATACAAAACTTGGATCATCGAAGTGATTCGCCAATCGATAAAATGCTAAGAGAGGGACGTAAATTCGGTTTATCGTTAATGTTAGCGACACAAACAACCAGCCAGTTTGATCAAGAGCAACGTGATCGATTATTTCAGGCTGGCCATAAACTTTTCTTCAAGCCAGCAAATACGGAAATTCACCGGTTCGCTGACTTACTCAGTGTGGCGACCGGAATTTCTAAGTCTGAGTGGGGAGAAAGATTAGCGAAGTTGCAAAAAGGACAGTGTTGGTCGCTTGGTCCTGTGTTGAGTTCAAGCGGCGTATTAAGAGAAAAGCCTGAATTGGTTTCGGTAACATCATTGGAAAACAGAGATTTCGGAGTTTAA
- a CDS encoding DUF6079 family protein, with amino-acid sequence MKDIGQVDTHYTRSINLERDAESSDVLRAYIPTSRAVQTLDKIAQTFNQKAMPRAWSLVGPYGSGKSSFAAFLAHLLENQERTNSVLAEEILQRHNPEVAEKFTACTHDSNAYCIVLLTGSPESLSKRFVQALYQAAVGYFEEIEPKGRSSIVHDLEQARHQTQTTSGIIELLKKLREAVSHVSGKGILIVIDELGKFLEYEARHQGSNDIFLLQALGELCVEGGDANILLVVLMHQAFEQYSRGLAEAQKQEWLKVQGRFENVPFLESTEQTLRVISAAFHSQLTPAARQDIQEQVTEIVGVLAEQNALLSGLSADAAIDVLTKCYPLHPIATLLLPTLCQKLAQNERTLFSYLGSQEYFGFKDSLSRIQHVGDWVLPWEIFEYFIENQPSATTDHATHRRWAEVITATERLGDAEAREIQLLKTIGLFNIIGRQTGFKASQEILTLCFPKSVDVEQLLRNLQAKSIINYRKYSSEYRVWEGSDFDLDAAIIETTQKLGRVNLAEALTHRNQLMPVVARRYSITSSVLRYFQPFYADVTTRNDFFESVDQPRIVFFLAEGQDEREMFGEKVRTYPDPLTIYVLCDNAAQIKQVVSEAIALEKIQSERAELKSDPVSQRELKDRLQTVNRLELDLLNAYLEQPESFDWYWKGAQTLLNSKKNLQTLLSRVLETVFNKAPLIKNELINRDKTSGQANAAKNKLVAALLSNPHLEDLGFDPKKYPPEKTIYRAVFKEPGIHELHNGVWQFINPSPTNKYRFYDVWQAIDEQLKSSQRPQPLVDIYKLIEQPPYGVQKGVSSLIFVGYFLANQRSLALYESGVFCPHVTQEHFEILLKRPELFAVEAFDFSGIRADLFNQYLERLVGKSPENSTLLDIVKPLAKFIHQLPAYTLATRELDPKALAVRDAFQSTQSPMQLLFKELPEACGFPPYTDEQHFNGSNPNDFLNVLVECLNILNKAYQKLLSQFKRQLCQAFELSEQEEISTLRHALNQRYAGLEKYTVDGQGLKAFIIRLQNEKDTDQGWLESVAAFLGSAPPDKWKPNNITQADYRLRELSERLKELAVVHAEQQKADVGSQATLIRIVSEQGEYSEIAYMTEKLKQQADAKIAELKLAKADKALKQAILARLIRELTEYN; translated from the coding sequence ATGAAAGATATTGGACAAGTAGACACCCATTACACCCGTTCTATCAACTTAGAACGAGATGCCGAGTCAAGCGATGTTCTTAGGGCTTATATTCCAACATCCCGAGCCGTTCAAACTTTAGACAAAATCGCACAAACATTTAACCAAAAGGCGATGCCTAGAGCATGGTCTTTAGTTGGGCCGTATGGATCGGGCAAGTCGTCGTTTGCTGCGTTTCTGGCGCATCTTTTAGAAAACCAGGAACGCACAAACAGCGTACTTGCCGAAGAAATTTTGCAGCGACACAATCCGGAAGTCGCGGAAAAATTTACCGCCTGCACACACGACTCTAATGCCTATTGCATAGTGCTATTAACCGGTAGCCCCGAGTCATTGAGCAAGCGGTTCGTTCAAGCGCTATACCAAGCTGCGGTCGGCTATTTCGAAGAAATTGAACCAAAAGGCAGGTCTTCAATCGTCCACGACCTAGAGCAAGCAAGACACCAAACGCAAACAACCAGCGGAATTATCGAACTGTTAAAAAAACTGCGCGAGGCCGTGAGCCATGTTTCTGGCAAAGGCATTTTGATCGTCATCGATGAGCTGGGAAAATTTCTGGAATACGAGGCCCGCCATCAGGGTAGCAATGACATCTTTTTGCTGCAAGCACTAGGCGAATTATGTGTTGAAGGCGGGGATGCCAACATCCTGCTCGTGGTATTGATGCATCAAGCCTTCGAACAATACTCAAGAGGTCTTGCCGAAGCACAAAAACAGGAATGGTTAAAAGTACAGGGGCGGTTCGAAAATGTGCCGTTTCTGGAGTCAACGGAACAAACATTAAGAGTCATATCGGCGGCCTTTCACAGCCAATTAACACCGGCAGCCCGGCAAGACATTCAGGAACAGGTCACCGAAATCGTAGGCGTATTAGCCGAACAAAACGCCCTCCTGTCAGGATTGTCGGCAGATGCGGCCATAGACGTTCTGACAAAATGTTATCCCCTACATCCGATTGCGACACTGTTATTACCGACGCTGTGTCAAAAACTCGCTCAAAACGAAAGAACCCTGTTCAGCTATCTCGGCAGTCAGGAATACTTTGGTTTTAAAGACAGCTTAAGTCGAATACAACATGTGGGTGACTGGGTATTGCCCTGGGAAATCTTTGAATATTTCATAGAAAATCAACCTTCGGCTACCACGGATCATGCAACCCACAGACGCTGGGCAGAAGTCATCACTGCTACGGAACGGTTGGGCGATGCCGAAGCTCGGGAAATTCAATTATTAAAAACCATCGGCCTATTTAATATCATTGGCCGTCAAACAGGATTTAAAGCCAGTCAGGAAATATTAACCCTGTGTTTCCCAAAATCGGTCGATGTGGAGCAACTGCTTAGGAATCTGCAGGCTAAATCCATTATCAACTATCGCAAATACAGCTCGGAATATCGGGTATGGGAAGGTAGTGATTTTGACCTTGATGCCGCCATTATCGAAACGACACAAAAGCTTGGTCGCGTCAATTTGGCTGAGGCACTGACACATCGAAACCAGCTGATGCCGGTCGTCGCCCGCAGGTACTCCATAACCAGCAGCGTATTGCGCTATTTTCAGCCCTTTTATGCAGACGTTACAACGCGGAATGATTTTTTCGAAAGTGTCGACCAACCCAGGATCGTTTTCTTTTTGGCGGAAGGGCAAGACGAACGCGAGATGTTCGGTGAAAAAGTCAGGACTTACCCTGACCCACTCACGATCTACGTCTTATGCGATAACGCCGCGCAAATCAAACAAGTGGTTTCCGAAGCGATTGCGTTGGAAAAAATTCAAAGCGAACGGGCGGAATTAAAGTCAGACCCCGTTTCGCAACGAGAACTGAAAGATCGACTCCAAACGGTGAACCGCTTAGAACTCGATCTACTCAATGCCTATTTGGAACAGCCTGAGTCTTTTGACTGGTATTGGAAAGGCGCTCAAACGCTCCTGAACAGCAAAAAGAACCTGCAAACCTTACTCTCAAGGGTTTTGGAGACGGTTTTTAATAAAGCACCGTTGATTAAAAACGAACTGATCAACCGCGACAAAACCTCGGGACAAGCCAATGCCGCAAAAAATAAACTGGTAGCGGCTTTATTGTCTAACCCCCATTTGGAAGACTTGGGATTCGATCCTAAAAAATACCCCCCTGAAAAAACCATTTATCGTGCGGTATTCAAAGAACCGGGTATTCATGAACTACACAATGGTGTGTGGCAATTCATTAATCCAAGTCCGACTAACAAATATCGATTTTATGACGTATGGCAAGCGATCGATGAACAATTAAAAAGCAGTCAGCGTCCGCAGCCGCTTGTCGACATCTATAAGCTGATAGAACAACCGCCTTATGGTGTGCAAAAAGGCGTGTCATCGCTGATTTTTGTCGGGTATTTTCTCGCTAACCAGCGTTCATTGGCACTCTACGAAAGTGGCGTTTTTTGCCCGCATGTAACGCAAGAGCATTTCGAAATCTTATTAAAGCGTCCCGAGTTATTTGCTGTTGAAGCGTTTGACTTTAGTGGAATTCGTGCCGATTTGTTTAATCAATATCTAGAAAGATTGGTGGGTAAGTCGCCGGAAAATAGCACCCTACTCGACATCGTTAAACCATTGGCAAAATTCATCCATCAATTGCCGGCTTACACCTTAGCCACGCGGGAATTGGACCCAAAAGCGTTGGCGGTGCGCGACGCGTTCCAAAGCACGCAAAGTCCGATGCAATTATTGTTTAAGGAATTACCGGAAGCTTGTGGTTTCCCCCCCTATACCGACGAGCAACACTTTAACGGCAGTAACCCGAACGATTTTCTGAATGTGCTGGTCGAGTGCCTAAATATCCTGAATAAAGCTTATCAGAAGTTATTGTCCCAGTTTAAACGCCAGCTCTGCCAAGCCTTTGAACTGAGCGAACAGGAAGAGATCAGCACACTAAGACATGCGCTTAACCAACGTTATGCGGGTCTGGAAAAATACACCGTTGATGGGCAAGGGCTCAAAGCCTTCATCATAAGGCTGCAAAACGAAAAGGATACCGACCAAGGCTGGTTGGAATCGGTTGCAGCATTTTTGGGCAGTGCTCCCCCAGATAAATGGAAGCCAAACAATATTACTCAAGCCGATTATCGCCTGCGTGAATTGAGTGAACGTTTAAAAGAATTAGCAGTAGTACACGCCGAACAACAAAAAGCCGATGTTGGCAGCCAAGCGACATTAATCCGTATCGTGAGCGAACAGGGAGAATATAGTGAAATTGCCTATATGACCGAAAAACTCAAGCAACAAGCCGATGCAAAAATCGCGGAACTAAAACTAGCAAAAGCGGACAAGGCATTAAAACAAGCCATTCTGGCTAGATTGATACGCGAACTAACCGAATACAATTAA